A region of the Pogoniulus pusillus isolate bPogPus1 chromosome 12, bPogPus1.pri, whole genome shotgun sequence genome:
CCAGTCAGGTAAGTATGCACCATCAGAGTACGCTTTAGAGAGGGAAGATGATGGGAAAGAGTTTACTTTCAGTTAAAATTAGTCTTCCGTAAATGCTTATTAGGAATTTCTATGGCACTGACTTGAAGTGGCCAGGACCCACCAACAATTCCTGCTTGGATAGCTACGCCTGTTACGACGGCTAGATCAGGATCTACAGAAGTGTTAGGCTCCTTTCCAAAGAAATCCCGAATAACTTTGCGTATCTGAGGAATCCGAGTGGAACCTCCAACTAACACAATTTCATCCACTTCTGCTTTGTTTAGGTGGCCTTCCTTCAACACTTCTTCAATAGGCACAAGGATCTTCTCAAAAAGGTCTTCGTTTAAGAGCTCAAATAGCTTCCTGGAGATTTCTCTTTCAAACAGGACTTTGAGAAAGTTGTTCTCTACTTTTGGAGTGTCTCCAAAATTCTTCAGATCTGTTTTTTGTGAAGGCTTCTCTTTTCCACTTTCTGAAACTTCTTTTGTAAGCCTCCTTTCTGGTAAAGTCAATGACACCCTTAGTGTAGCTGCCTCATGAACCGTCAGGTTCAATTTAACGgcttccacagcctgtctgaggcgatgtatttcttcttttcttgttGGCAGAGAACCATACATTTGATGGAGCTGATCATATAAATACAGCATCAACCTCTGGTTAAAATCCTGTCCTCCAAGTTTGTTGTTACCTGGAACATCAGAATAGGGGGCATCAGAAGTCACTTCAAAACTACAGAAAGCAGCTCGCACCTTCTCATGAGATAGTGCTCAAGGGCCAGAACAATGATACCAGGACCATAAGCCTAACTTAAGAGCTCACACAGCTGTGAAAATAGACATAATTTTGTTCACTGAAGAATgagtgaatcatagagtcaaccaggttggaagagacctccaagatcatccagtccaacctatcccccagccccagccagtcaactagaccatggcactaagtgcctcatccagtcttttcttgaacacctccagggatggtgactccaccacctcccagggcagcccattccaatggggaatcactctctctgtgaagaacttcctcctaacatccagcctatactttccctggcacaacttgagactgtaatGTACAGATTTTTAATTTAGCAACCATCGTAGAATCTGCAGCCCTCAGTGTTCTTCCCCTGGGACTCTTCTGCTACATGGTAACAGAAAAAGGCAGTAGTGGCTTTCTCAGATATTCTCTGTAGATGAAAATATGTAATGACAAATTTCCAGCTGGAATCCTGTAACTGTATCTTACAACAAATTGTTTTTTCCAGGTAAAATTCCCAATTTCAAGTTTCTCTCTGCTCCAAATAGATTTCTGCTAGCACTTAAATAGCACAGCTTTATTGGGACTGCTTTATACAGTCATTCCCTGCCCcctgccaaaaaaaaccccaacaatacTACTGAAGTGTACACAGATACCCTGCCAGAACTGGAAATGatgaaaagcaagcagcaaacttCAAGTTCTGCTAACAGGTAGCTTTTGTAACAGCTTTCaatgagaaagagaggaagaagaaatacaATGTATAACTGAGTTCTACTGAAAGCCTGCAGATTTTCATTTGTGTTGAACAATACACTCCAAGTCTCCatcattttgttttaaaagaaaataggaAGTCACCTAGTGAATCTCTAGTGAAATAAATCTGAATGAAGTTGATGAATATTTCTTGCTGTTCCACTCTTATTGAGTGGACTGAGCATATCACATCAAAAACTTTGATCACTGAAAGCAATGCAGACAGCTGGTGCTGCACCTCACACCTGTCTGACTCCAGGTCATCTGAAAAACAAGTTGTGTACTTAAAGCTGTTTTACTACAGATTGCAGCCAGAACTCTGACACACACAGATCAGAAAACTTACTCCTGGGTTAATAACATGCACATTCTCAAACCCTGCCCAGCTGAGCTAGAGTCAAAGACAAGGTGAGGATGCTGTACAGCACTGGTCAATGGTTTGCAAAAAGTATTTCCAGCCTGGGAAAAGGGATCTGTAATCCCCAGACCCCCACAAGTCCAGTCAAAGTAACTAACATTCATCAGCACTTCACCAGTAGGGAGAAAAGTTAGTAGCCATGGATAAAATGAAGCCATAACTTATGCCTTTGAGTCACCCCAAACCTGTGTATCTATTTTAATTGCTGAAACCAAGCACAAACCTAATTTTGCATGAAAACCAGCTGAGAGCACATTCAGAGGATACTTTGTGACACGGCTAGTATGTTTTATAGAACCCCTCTAATGGTGATTTTAGGTGCACCTTTCCCCCAATTCCTGGAGAAAGCACAAAAATTTTCTCACCTGCCATGGCTCGTGTGAGGAACATCCCTCCCTGCTTGTTCAACAGAGACACATCCAAAGTTCCTCCACCCAAATCTACCACCAGAACATTAAACACGTCAGCTTTGTGGAGTCCATAAGCCatagctgcagctgtgggttCATTAATTACTCGCAAAATGTTGAGACCTACAAAGAATAAAAGATACCAAGCAACACTTATGTAAACTTTGGAAAACTACACTTCTCACATCACAGTGACATTTACCATtaattgcttttgttttgctgggGGTTGTGGGTTTTGATTCTGGGGTTtgtctgtttgcttgttttaagGCCTTATCtggtgttggtttgggtttttttaaccaaaTTTTGCCGTAAGTAAAATGTTACACAAAGGAACTAGTTTTCTAAGTAGTAATACTCAATGAACTTCCCTTACTTAAGTATAAGGAGTAGTACTTCCATGCTAGGGTGAAGTTATTTGCTCAAACAAGAGAAACCTTGTATGAGTCGTATTTCAAATGTTGTATTTCTGTTTAAATTATTGTCCAAGAGTGCTCTGTGAAGTCTCTCCATTTGAGACTACAAAACCCACTATTTTCCCTGGAGTAAAACTTACTACTCTAGCTATCCATGTTTGCATAAGTCAGTTGCACTTGTCAGTACTCAAGAGTTCTCTGCTGTTCCTTATAAATGCCAGTGGTCTGTGAAAGAACCAAACACAAAATCCATTCTAAGGATCTGTCACCAATTCACTGTTTCTATATGCTCCTCAAAAGACTCTACTGTTAGTGAAGCAGACCTGAAGACTTCATGGAAAGACTCTGGAACGAAGGGACATCACCTGCAAGGTTAGCTGCCTTAATGGTACAATTCCGCTGCCTTTCATCAaactctgctggcacagagatGACCGCCTTTGAAATGGGCATGCCAAGAGAGTCTTCTGCCATTCTCTTCAGTTTCAGTAGCAGCTGAGCACCAATATACTCTGGAGTGACGTGAAAGGTTTCATTAGTTGTCACAGAAAATTCAGCGGATCCGTTGTTGTTGAAAATCTACAAGGAAAAAGCAACAACTGAGAAGTTTTTGGTGTTTCATTGGGTGGGTTTTTGTATTTGCTTGGTTTTCTCTTGTTTTTAAATGCTGTCACAGCCTGCTCTCATGTTTTATTTGTATGTAGTCTTACTTCAGAAAAATATGACTGTTGGTTTGCCACTTACTGAATTACTTTTATTCCTTGACTATGTGCACTATTACAAACATGCCACTTACATCATCTGAGTATATCCTAAGTAGTGGGATCCACTGTGTCCAAGTATGACACAAAAGAAATTAAGACCTAGGAACTCTGTAACCAATTAACTTCCACTGCAGATTCAGAGATAAAAAGTAATACTTTTTAATCATTAGGTCTACCCTACTGATAAAGCTTCTCACAGGTTCATTTTTCTGAAAGGAAGAGGTTGGTACTGGAACAGCTTCTCTTAACAAGTAAAGAATTCAAAGACTGCTTGCAGTACCTGAAAATTTCTCTCTTTTCAGCAAATATTGCACTATGATAAATTCATTAacttttgtgtggttttgtttgattggtttgttttgccttttcttaaagcagctttcaaatcttgctgctgatcaAGGAAGCAGGATAGAAAATACATGACTTTTTTTAATCTCAGAGAAAAAGTGAAGTTTAGCAAAGCACAAGTTAAGACTTTAAAGCTGGAATTTATAGTTAAAGAGAAGGCATTGGAAGGTTACCCAGAAACACATTTCACTGTAGTGGACAGGGTCCTCTGGGAAAACCACTATCATCTCTCAGAGGCATACACACCTTCCAGAGGAGTTTCTTCCTCTCTAGATACCTCTTACTGTTCAGGTGTATCAGATTCAGACAAATGACTCAAGGTCATATAAGCTGGTCAGCTACTACATGTTTCAAGCATCCTATAGCATACTGCTCAGAAAGAACTCAAGAAGATGCCTCTTACCTTAAAGGGATACCTGCTACTTTCACTCTTCAGTTCTTCTGGAGAAAAGATTTTCCCAATGAATCTTTTTGCATCATATATGGTGTTCTGAGGATTTGAATCTGCCAGTTCTAGGCCATCATATCCTACATACACATCTCTGTCTGTGAAGGATACTATACTTGGTATGCTGTTGTGCCCATTTTCATCTGCAATAACCTTCACCTGCCCCGTCCCAGGAAGAAAGACGCCAACTGAGCAGTAAGTTGTGCCAAGGTCAATCCCAATCACTTTTGGTGTGGGCATTGGTAAATATTGCTGTGCTAGATAGCCAGCTAACAAGAGAGCCAGAATAGCTGAACCTGAAACAcacatttgaaaagaaaaaggttaAAGTATCTACAGCTACAAACTTGAAATTCAATGCAAATTACACAGCATTATACATTACAACTCATGCAGTTTTATTTCATGCTCTGATGCCTGTTCTGCTACCTGATTAGCTTTCACTTTCTTCAAAGGTCACCAGGTAGTGCAGGTCTCTTAATTCAATGAAAAGCTGCTAGAAGATTTTTATCTTAGACATTCAATACTTATCTGATTTTAAAAAAGCCCAAGAGGTACAGCAAACCAAAAATGTCACCATCCTGTaataattatttttctctttgcaaGGTACTTGAAATGTATAGGCTAATTAGCATTTTgagaggaactgctggagaatgACCCCTAAGGGACATCTTAATGGGGCTGCACAAAATCACAACAGTGAAAGGTCAAACTCTAGATTCAAATATAGCCAAACTTCATTTAAGTCTAAAAAGGGAACGCAAAATCGTGCCAACTGCCTCTATTTCAGCCATAGCTCCACAATGAGCATCTTCCCACACCACTGAAGCTTTTCTGTGCCTTGAAATCAAGGGATCGCCTAGCTTAAGTGCTAAGTGGTTTAGGGGCGAGAGGGGGCTTTTCCTTTTTACTTTTACATGTAATTAACACACGAAGCAAGAAACCCAAAAATCTAATGTAAAGCAATGTCTCTGAAGAgggcagaaaagggaaaaaaagggggaaaaaaaaaaaagaggagacagggggggaaaaaagggaaaaagaaaaagagaaagcaccAACAAATAAAATCTCAACACATTTAAGTTCGAATAGTGGATAAGGTCTTTCTCGCAGCAGGTGAGGCTGGCCAAGTATGTGCTTCTCAAACACACTTTGGTCCGTGAATCTTCTGAAGCCGTTCCTAGCAATACGCCAGCGAAGCCTGTGACTTTCTGAAGCGAGGAACACATCGAAACCATGACAGGAAGCTGCGCCATCCAGAAAATCCGCTCGGGGACGATAGCGGTGGCAGAAAGACTGCGACAGGCTCAGAGAACCAAGCCAGTGCCCACCGCCTGAAGCAGGGTAACGAGCCGCGCTTGGCCCATACCAGCCAGAGGCCGCCACAAGCGAGGCGGCGCAGGGGATCGCCAGCGTTCTTCCGACCCCACCGCCTCCCGCTCGCCACGCAGGCAGCgtccccccagcactgccatctgCCCGGCCCCCTGGCCCCCtgctcacccagcactgccatctgCCCGGCCATGGCTGCCCGCCGGCCCCCGCCGCGCCGCACCGCACCGCCGGCTGCTGACGGCTCCTTCCGGGCCGCGGAGCACGCCGGGACGAGTGGCCGGCGCGGCGCAGCCGTCCAGCTCACATTGGCCTGGTGTGGGGGAGAGAAGACTACAGCTGCCGGGAGGCCGAGGGTCGAGGCTACTGCCGGCAGACCCCGGTCAGTGGGCTGAGAGAACGGTGGCTCAGCACCAGGGGATAGGAAGAACAGGGAGCAGAGCGGGATGGGCATCGCCCGTCAAGGCGCATGCGTGGAGCGGGGCCTGCCGGGCCGCGATGCCCACTGGGGGTAGTAGTTCGGCCGGCGGTGGCGGGGAGCCAGCCGGCTCCTGCGGCTGTCCCTCTGTGCCGAGCGCTGAGCGCCGCTGGCAGCGGCTGGCACCTGCGGTGCTAACTTGCCCTGTTCCCGCCGGCTCGCAGCGTCCTCCGTCCTGGCTtgcgggcaggctgcaggccacAGTGCAGGGCAGGGTCGTAGCGCGGGTGCCCTGCTCCGGCAGCC
Encoded here:
- the HSPA13 gene encoding heat shock 70 kDa protein 13 isoform X2 is translated as MAGQMAVLGSAILALLLAGYLAQQYLPMPTPKVIGIDLGTTYCSVGVFLPGTGQVKVIADENGHNSIPSIVSFTDRDVYVGYDGLELADSNPQNTIYDAKRFIGKIFSPEELKSESSRYPFKIFNNNGSAEFSVTTNETFHVTPEYIGAQLLLKLKRMAEDSLGMPISKAVISVPAEFDERQRNCTIKAANLAGLNILRVINEPTAAAMAYGLHKADVFNVLVVDLGGGTLDVSLLNKQGGMFLTRAMAGNNKLGGQDFNQRLMLYLYDQLHQMYGSLPTRKEEIHRLRQAVEAVKLNLTVHEAATLRVSLTLPERRLTKEVSESGKEKPSQKTDLKNFGDTPKVENNFLKVLFEREISRKLFELLNEDLFEKILVPIEEVLKEGHLNKAEVDEIVLVGGSTRIPQIRKVIRDFFGKEPNTSVDPDLAVVTGVAIQAGIVGGSWPLQVSAIEIPNKHLRKTNFN
- the HSPA13 gene encoding heat shock 70 kDa protein 13 isoform X1, whose product is MAGQMAVLGSAILALLLAGYLAQQYLPMPTPKVIGIDLGTTYCSVGVFLPGTGQVKVIADENGHNSIPSIVSFTDRDVYVGYDGLELADSNPQNTIYDAKRFIGKIFSPEELKSESSRYPFKIFNNNGSAEFSVTTNETFHVTPEYIGAQLLLKLKRMAEDSLGMPISKAVISVPAEFDERQRNCTIKAANLAGLNILRVINEPTAAAMAYGLHKADVFNVLVVDLGGGTLDVSLLNKQGGMFLTRAMAGNNKLGGQDFNQRLMLYLYDQLHQMYGSLPTRKEEIHRLRQAVEAVKLNLTVHEAATLRVSLTLPERRLTKEVSESGKEKPSQKTDLKNFGDTPKVENNFLKVLFEREISRKLFELLNEDLFEKILVPIEEVLKEGHLNKAEVDEIVLVGGSTRIPQIRKVIRDFFGKEPNTSVDPDLAVVTGVAIQAGIVGAAVVPVFPTEGHITNYLYLLSPYLKSAVILPILKPHLIFL
- the HSPA13 gene encoding heat shock 70 kDa protein 13 isoform X3, whose amino-acid sequence is MIVVFPEDPVHYSEMCFWIFNNNGSAEFSVTTNETFHVTPEYIGAQLLLKLKRMAEDSLGMPISKAVISVPAEFDERQRNCTIKAANLAGLNILRVINEPTAAAMAYGLHKADVFNVLVVDLGGGTLDVSLLNKQGGMFLTRAMAGNNKLGGQDFNQRLMLYLYDQLHQMYGSLPTRKEEIHRLRQAVEAVKLNLTVHEAATLRVSLTLPERRLTKEVSESGKEKPSQKTDLKNFGDTPKVENNFLKVLFEREISRKLFELLNEDLFEKILVPIEEVLKEGHLNKAEVDEIVLVGGSTRIPQIRKVIRDFFGKEPNTSVDPDLAVVTGVAIQAGIVGAAVVPVFPTEGHITNYLYLLSPYLKSAVILPILKPHLIFL